A region from the Onthophagus taurus isolate NC chromosome 8, IU_Otau_3.0, whole genome shotgun sequence genome encodes:
- the LOC139431324 gene encoding uncharacterized protein has translation MSNIARIYDPLGFLTQITFLVKKWMQQLWTLKLDWDDPLPNTIYSSWTQFLAEFEMLGRIQIPRFYGQIGAPIVDMHGFCDASESGYGAVIYLRISNSDKITTHLIYAKSRVAPLKQLSIPRLELCGAMLLADSIDYVLDALKEQIFINTLVTWTDSQIVLSWLSSIPTRWKTFVANRVAHIQEVLPKTHWRHISSESNPADCTSRGLTPAQLIADCLYWNGPHWLTMPEESWPDSSFQANSNETPPEEVRASLQVTTDLSIITYLLTRFSSLPKIICIVAYLLRFSSKLRHYEIIPSPDECHASLLKLIKMVQEESFPQVIGCLKANRLIPKSYRKLSLFLDDQHLIRVGGRLRRSQLDFQTCHPLLLPSKHRLTELIIENAHKISLHSGLKTLQYLLLQQFWILSSRRSIRRCLSKCLKCFRCRPRTITQPMSDLPSVRVTRSKPFDAICIDYAGPFIISMTRAREVKTTKAYVCVFVCCATKAIHLEVASDLSSDIFLAAFRRFVSRRGHCSVIYSDQGTNFVGARRQLEELSRQAGEQLSIKWILNPPSAPHFNGLAEAGVKSIKTHLNRVIGNQILSYEELSTLLTQIEAVLNSRPLCPISDDPNDLLPLTPGHFLISEPLINNVPSPDLAQVPVGRLTRWQLIQKMRDHFWSRWHQEYLHTLQQREKWTDPAVQINPGTMVLLKSDQHSSLSWKMGKILEVHPGQDGVTRVVTIKTATGTLMRPITKVCPLPIN, from the coding sequence ATGTCAAATATCGCCAGGATATACGATCCTTTGGGATTCCTAACCCAGATTACTTTTCTCGTTAAAAAATGGATGCAACAACTTTGGACCTTGAAATTGGACTGGGATGATCCGTTACCCAACACTATCTATTCTTCTTGGACTCAATTTCTTGCAGAGTTTGAAATGCTTGGGAGAATTCAAATTCCTAGATTTTATGGTCAGATTGGTGCCCCTATTGTTGATATGCACGGGTTTTGTGACGCTTCGGAGTCCGGTTATGGAGCTGTAATTTACTTGAGAATAAGCAATTCGGATAAAATTACCACTCATTTGATCTATGCTAAATCGCGCGTTGCACCTTTAAAACAGCTTTCTATACCTCGTCTGGAATTGTGCGGTGCCATGTTGCTGGCGGATAGCATTGATTATGTTCTTGACGCTCTTAAAGAACagatatttattaatacacTTGTAACCTGGACTGATTCCCAAATAGTACTGAGCTGGCTTTCGTCAATTCCAACTCGTTGGAAAACCTTTGTAGCAAACCGAGTGGCTCACATACAGGAAGTTCTTCCAAAAACCCATTGGAGACATATCTCATCTGAGTCTAATCCTGCTGACTGCACTTCTCGAGGTTTGACACCAGCACAACTCATTGCAGATTGTTTATATTGGAATGGACCTCATTGGTTGACGATGCCAGAAGAATCGTGGCCCGATTCCTCTTTTCAAGCTAACTCAAACGAAACACCGCCGGAAGAAGTCCGAGCTTCGTTGCAGGTTACAACGGACTTATCCATTATTACCTACCTTTTAACTCGCTTTTCGTCGTTACCTAAAATTATATGTATCGTTGCATATTTACTTCGATTTTCGTCGAAACTTCGCCACTATGAAATAATACCTTCGCCTGATGAATGCCATGCGTCATTACTCAAACTTATAAAAATGGTGCAAGAGGAAAGTTTTCCCCAAGTGATTGGTTGTTTGAAAGCAAACCGTTTAATCCCAAAATCCTATCGAAAGCTGTCGTTATTTCTGGACGATCAACACTTGATTAGGGTGGGCGGTCGTCTTCGTCGTTCACAACTTGATTTTCAAACTTGTCATCCATTACTTTTACCGAGTAAACATCGCTTGACGGAATTGATAATTGAGAATGCTCACAAAATTAGTCTTCATTCTGGTTTGAAAACGCTCCAAtatcttttactacaacaaTTCTGGATTTTGTCATCAAGAAGAAGTATCCGGCGTTGCCTCTCTAAATGCTTGAAATGTTTTAGATGTCGACCTCGAACCATTACTCAACCGATGAGTGATCTGCCTTCTGTTAGAGTAACAAGAAGCAAACCGTTTGACGCCATTTGTATCGATTATGCAGGGCCTTTTATCATATCAATGACTCGTGCTCGAGAAGTTAAAACCACCAAGGCATATGTTTGCGTGTTTGTTTGTTGTGCCACAAAAGCAATCCATTTGGAAGTCGCATCGGATTTATCATCCGATATTTTCCTCGCAGCATTTCGTCGTTTCGTTTCCCGACGCGGACATTGCTCAGTAATCTATAGCGATCAAGGAACCAACTTTGTCGGTGCACGGCGTCAACTAGAAGAACTATCCAGACAAGCGGGAGAACAATTATCGATTAAATGGATATTAAATCCACCTAGCGCTCCTCATTTCAACGGCTTGGCGGAGGCCGGGGTGAAGTCAATAAAAACACATTTAAACAGAGTCATAGGAAACCAAATCCTCTCTTACGAAGAATTATCCACACTCCTTACTCAAATTGAAGCCGTACTCAACTCACGTCCTTTGTGCCCAATAAGTGATGATCCAAATGACCTTCTGCCGTTAACTCCTGGCCATTTTTTAATCTCGGAACCTCTGATAAACAATGTACCTAGTCCGGATTTGGCTCAAGTTCCTGTCGGCCGACTGACGCGGTGGCAATTGATCCAGAAGATGAGAGACCATTTCTGGTCCAGATGGCATCAAGAATATTTGCACACGTTACAACAACGAGAAAAGTGGACAGATCCAGCGGTACAGATAAACCCAGGAACAATGGTTTTATTGAAGTCAGACCAACATTCTTCCCTTTCCTGGAAAATGGGTAAAATTCTCGAAGTTCACCCTGGTCAGGATGGAGTTACCAGGGTGGTAACGATTAAAACGGCAACGGGCACCTTAATGCGACCTATTACCAAGGTGTGCCCGTTACCTATTAATTAa
- the LOC111423957 gene encoding uncharacterized protein — protein sequence MSKITKIKLKRTIELNRLKEAEEVSLAAKKDPNLRSLLEAQTETLSQVYEQFRTLHNSVIGLLEDDSEFDEEDKIRLQADQIYFSVKATWNDMLKQSVPSTPVVDVGSAKFNLNLSKISIPVFDALESILFTSTLSSSITTAPNKCQKRSTFLSTNNNSTSSVRLPRCIACKDSHLLIKCQTFASKTPEQRFALIKNHNLCLNCFSSKHMMTNCPSQSSCKTCQKRHHTLLHRFPKGSTNAVPNNNLIMAGNETTDSPNHTNASLSSSVLKSATVLLSTAKVNILDSNGVHQIRTVCILLDSGSMSNFITDACAYRLGLSRQRSSIPIEGISGLSSTCSKGIVQCHIKPRGLVDPVFDFDAMVLVKICSNQPQMVLDVSKWQHLRGLHLADDSCGVPGPIDILIGAELLPYIMKTDRVFGKTIDEPTAQLTVFGWVLQGRASPTTNFSIRTSLHTSLDQIMERFWEVENINKKTVISSEDAKCEEIFQHTVQRTVDGRFMVLLPLKTERPILGLSYTQAMRRFMTLENRLIKLPDLRFEYSEFMRDYLDNGHMSLVPREDYQSSKAYYIPHHCIIRPDSTTTRLRVVFDASTTTSNQISLNDTLLIGLKLQKDITNILLNFRCFTVGFICDIRQMYRQILVDPNQRDYQRILWRFSETEPIDEYSLNTVTYGVASAPFLALRTLQELATREGFRFPSAAKIIQNHIYVDDIVAGANNLSEALALQKQLIQLMKQGCFELRKWASSHSE from the exons ATGagtaaaattacaaaaattaaattgaaacgtACAATTGAGTTAAACCGGCTAAAAGAGGCGGAAGAAGTCAGTCTTGCTGCAAAAAAAGACCCAAATTTAAGATCACTTCTGGAAGCACAAACTGAAACCCTTTCTCAAGTATATGAACAATTTCGAACATTGCATAATTCCGTAATTGGTCTTCTAGAAGATGATTCAGAATTCGACGAAGAAGATAAAATTCGTTTACAAGCTgatcaaatatatttttccGTAAAAGCTACGTGGAATGATATGTTGAAACAAAGCGTGCCGTCAACGCCCGTTGTCGACGTAGGTTCAGCAAAATTCAACCTAAATCTATCAAAGATCTCGATTCCGGTTTTCGATG CCTTGGAGTCCATTTTATTTACATCCACTTTGTCATCGTCTATTACAACAGCCCCAAATAAGTGTCAAAAGCGATCGACTTTCTTATCCACGAATAATAATAGTACTTCGTCGGTTCGTTTGCCCAGATGTATCGCCTGTAAAGATTCgcatttattaatcaaatgtCAAACATTTGCATCCAAAACTCCAGAACAAAGATTCGCATTAATCAAAAACcataatttatgtttaaattgtttttcgtCTAAACATATGATGACAAATTGTCCTTCCCAATCGTCGTGCAAAACATGCCAAAAACGTCATCATACCTTATTACATCGATTTCCAAAAGGGTCTACCAATGCAGTACCTAATAATAACCTCATCATGGCGGGAAATGAGACCACCGATTCTCCAAATCATACGAATGCATCTTTATCGAGTTCTGTTTTGAAGTCAGCCACCGTCTTGTTATCAACAGCAAAAGTAAATATATTAGATTCAAACGGAGTGCATCAAATACGGACAGTCTGTATTTTATTGGATTCAGGAAGCATGAGTAACTTTATCACTGATGCATGTGCCTATAGATTAGGGTTGAGTCGTCAACGATCATCAATTCCGATTGAGGGAATTAGTGGATTATCATCGACGTGTAGCAAAGGCATTGTCCAATGTCATATTAAGCCCAGAGGGCTAGTCGATCCTGTATTTGATTTTGACGCTATGGTGCTGGTGAAGATCTGTTCGAATCAGCCTCAAATGGTCCTTGACGTTTCCAAGTGGCAACACTTGCGAGGTTTACATTTGGCTGATGACAGTTGTGGTGTTCCTGGACCAATAGATATATTGATTGGAGCCGAATTACTACCCTATATAATGAAAACTGATCGCGTTTTCGGGAAAACGATTGATGAACCTACTGCTCAATTAACAGTTTTTGGATGGGTTCTCCAAGGTAGAGCTTCCCCTACTACAAACTTTTCTATTCGCACGTCATTACATACCTCCTTAGATCAAATTATGGAACGATTCTGGGAAGTGGAGAACATAAATAAGAAAACAGTGATATCGTCAGAAGATGCCAAGTGTGAGGAGATATTTCAACATACGGTTCAACGTACCGTTGACGGGCGCTTCATGGTTTTATTGCCACTCAAAACTGAAAGACCGATTTTAGGATTGTCATACACACAAGCGATGCGTCGATTCATGACCTTAGAAAATAGATTGATCAAACTTCCAGACCTTCGCTTCGAATATTCAGAATTTATGCGTGATTACCTCGACAATGGACACATGTCTCTGGTACCAAGAGAGGATTACCAATCTTCTAAAGCTTATTACATACCCCATCATTGCATTATCCGCCCGGATAGTACAACTACTCGTCTTAGAGTCGTTTTTGATGCTTCAACAACAACGTCAAATCAGATTTCGTTGAACGATACACTGCTTATCGGACTTAAGTTGCAGAAGGATATCACCAATATTTTGCTCAACTTTCGATGTTTTACTGTTGGATTTATTTGCGACATTCGTCAGATGTATCGTCAAATTTTAGTTGATCCGAACCAAAGAGATTACCAAAGAATTTTGTGGAGATTTTCTGAAACAGAACCAATCGATGAATATAGTCTCAACACAGTTACTTATGGAGTTGCCTCTGCTCCATTTCTGGCTCTCCGCACTTTACAAGAACTTGCTACTCGTGAGGGTTTTCGTTTTCCTTCGGCagcaaaaataatacaaaaccaTATCTATGTCGATGATATTGTTGCCGGTGCAAATAACCTTTCAGAAGCATTGGCGTTGCAGAAACAGTTAATCCAGTTAATGAAACAAGGTTGTTTTGAGTTGCGGAAATGGGCAAGCAGTCATTCGGAAtga